The sequence below is a genomic window from Humulus lupulus chromosome 3, drHumLupu1.1, whole genome shotgun sequence.
gcatctgttggACCGAAAATGTTCGGCCCGAAAATCCTTTCCTCATTTACCGAACATTCAAAACGAACCGTTTTGATATGCAGAAGCTCCAAAGGCAGAAGTCACGGGTCAGAGGCAGTCCGCGCCTCTGACCTCTGAGCGAGAAATTCAAAATCAGTattttttggagggaaattcggtTATTTTTTCCCACCATTCCAGGGTTTGCTTGAACTAACTAACTGCTTTTCATATtttttcctataaatataagattcatAGAAGAGTAAAGGGATCGAACTTTTGattgacttaagcatcggagtgtctttcttgcaggtaacCCCAACGAGTCAAAGGCAAACTTTATCATCGAAATAGTGACAAAGCATCATCTACCGTTGGATTGTACCTCCAAATATAGAAAGAAAAATTGTTGCTtcaacactttttatatatatatataacatacaaATATATCAAATAGTTCTCATTGCCCATAAACGACACACAAACGCTCGGTGTCTTTTAAATATAGTACCTGAGAAATTGCATAGACTAGTTGTTGCTGCATAACATGGGCAATAACAAGCTCATTGTTAATGCTGGAAAAACTCCATCGAAAGCAAGTCGGAGACGTTGCAGCTCTCGTGAATCAAGTCAAAGAATCATCTCTTGAACTTGGAGTCATTTTTTGACAACTCATCTGAGGGACAACAAACAAGAAAATTCTTGGCCCAAGAgaatatataaaaaagaaaattcTTGGTGGTTCCATGTTGATGGGAGCTTGGTAGTACTGCAAAATTAAAcaatatacacacacacacacattagTAGAGTACTCTGTTTCACTTGTTATTAAACAGAGcaactctttatatatatataaaacaaagaaTCTTATTTTACCTTTATAAAATTGAAAATACTCTACCAATATAATGAAcagatataaatataaaaatttatataGCAAATGCAGCTACTCCATCGACATAGTCAGAGGTGAATTTTCGGAAGGTGAGGTCGACATCGGCATTGGTGACTTTTCCGATGGTGATACCGAAGTCACCAACACACTGTCTACAAACCAATGATTATCTTCTTTGACGTTGCATCATACCACTGCCGGAGAAGAGAACTCATGGATACATTCAGAAACAAAAAGGTCCTTCCAAAACGCAGTGGAGAAATGGAATAGCCACCATTCCGAGTCTCCGACTAGGACTGAGTAGTGTTTGATACTCTTCGTATTTGTTTCGAATGTGACCAGAAATTGCCACTCTTCTTTCTCTAGCTGGGACTCATCAGCCATGGCCGTAGTTAGTGGTTGCACTCACGATTGCCGGCGTAAACAAGCTCGGACGCTCCCCATCATCGCGGTCCATGAAGCTCTGAAAATCAATGGACCATTAAGAAAATTTGAGGTGTTGCTGGAGAAGTAAACACcgtaaagattaaaaaaaaaacttgaactATATAAATGAAAAAAGTTCCGCATGACcgtatttttgttattttctcgCTTAATATAGTTCTCCGTGTAAaatttccttttgtttttttCTCACAATCCAGCACGGATTGGCTAGACCAAGCTCTTTTCttcttttactttttctttttattaacttttttcttTCTAATACTCAACAAgagaaataattattttttctaaatatGACTGCTCTCCACTTAATGCATTTTAATAAATGGTAACATGTGAAAAATTATTAAATGGTTTGTGCGTGCAGTTGCAGCCAAAATTATAAAATGGATGATTAAAATTTTAAGTACCAAAATTATGTGCTATAATAACAACGAATGAATTACGAATATAAATTTACATGTATTCATCGTCGTAAATCTAAAAGGTTTTGTCTATGCTGAGGAATGTGACTTTTGGTTTCAGCCACAACTCCTTGGCTTGAGGCTTGAAGATTAGATTAGGTTCTCTTTTAATGTTGGTGGTGTTTTCAGAGATGATTTGGACGATTTTGGTGTAGGTGTGTATGATTTCCCATATAGAATAAGTATAGAAATATTGAGttattaataagaacatgagtAAATCCACTAAttaccaattggtttttagatggaggctcatgattcttgtcatggtatcaaAGCAACTCCAATGTGGTTACTTTCAATATGTGTTTTTTGACCATATTTTGATAGGCAATGTTAGGTAATAATGCtttcctctttattttttttaattgtacatgtatatatttatttatagtaTAATAGTCATATTTTTTTCTGTggcaatgtttttttttttccaaactatttatttaatttattttcttctataaatactcATCAAATTAATTTTCATATCATTCATACCTTCTTTTTCAAAATTGTCTATCACAAATTTTCTTTTCTTACTAATGGATTCCCAAAATTCTCCACACACCAATTCCCCAAATATAAATTTTCAATATTCTaaagtttttcaaaattcatcaaATTCTCCATATACCGACCCCCAAAATCAAAATTTTCAATATTATCAATTCAttcaaaaatttcaaaattttccctatactaatccccaaaatccaaaattttaatattctcaatttaaccaaagtttttcaaattctcaaaattatcccatGTCCTCTTACTTTTTCCAAAATTTTGGCTCTTTTGAGACTCCTCAACAAGCTCCATACTTCACATCAACAAATTCACTACCATAGGTCTTTCATACACATTCCCTCCAACCCGAAATGGTTTCAAGAAATTATAGGCCAAGTATGAAAAACTCTAGTATTGATTTGAATCGTAAAACATCATCAACATCTGTCTCTGAAATCCAACCTGAACATGGTGTTGCAGAGTTGGAAAATGTAGTTCTACATAATGAAGATGAATCAAGGCATAAAGGTAAATTCAAATGGAGCAAGGAAGAAACTATATTTCTGATAAGTGGATGGCTTAATACATCTAAGAATGCCATCATGGGGAATGACCAAAATTCTACACATTTATGGGCTTAGATCGCATAATACTACAACACAAACCAAAAAGGTGAGCAAGCAAGAACTGGAAAACAATGCAAAGACCATTGGAACAAGATGAATAAAAAGTTGGCGTGTTTTAATGAGTGTTATAAACGAGTACAACATGCACATCACAGTGGTTGGTCTGATGAGAAAATTCTTGAGAATGCACATCAATTATACAAATATGAAAATAGAAAATCAAATTTTATGCTTGTGGACTCTTGGAGATTGCTAAAGGATGAGCCGAAATGGAATACAATGTACCAACTAAAAGGTGGTAAAAGAACAAAGGTGTCAAAATCAGGGGCATATACTTCATCTTCCAATTTAAACATCAGTGATGATGAAGTACGTGAAGTTCGCCCTACTAGCCAAAAGGCAGCAAagagaaaagggaaggaaaaaaaaaagacacacaTACTACATTTATAGAGATTAATGAACGGAAAGCATCTGCATTGGAGAAATTGGTGGCGATAAGGGAGAAAGAGGCAGAAGATAATAGGATGACAAAATACATAGATTATCTCGTCATGGACACGTCGCGTATGACTCCCGAGCAAAAGAAATATCATGAAAACTTGTGTACTTATATTAAGACTAATATCTTGAAGTTGTAATTGCTCTGTTTTTGTCAAtcgcattattatgtaattttttttttaaaaaaattatccttTATTATTTAGTGAGTGAATAAAGGCTATATTTTAGCACCTATATTTTAACGACTATCTTTTAACAACTATATTTTACTCAACTGCTATAAATACAAAATTCCATTCTTCCTTTGACTAAACTCTCCATTCCAACATTCATTTTACTCTCCCCTTCATCTTTTATTCCCAAATATCATCTACTCTAAGTTTGATAATGGATTCGCCAAATTCTCTAAATCCGTACGACAATATGAGTCTAGATGATATCATAATAGCAGAGTGTACTGATGAGTATGCTGATCAATGTATCAAAGATTTCATGGATGGGGGTAGCTCAACAAGGCAAGGAAGAAAGAGAGCTCACATTGATAGGGGTCATTTAGAAGGACACCAATGTTTTTTCGATGACTACTTTTCTGATGAACTGGTGTATACAAAATGTCAATTTCGAAGAATATTTAGAATGCGTAGACACGTATTCCTACGCATAGTGCAAGCTCTAGAAAATCATTCGGAGTATTTCCAGATGAGGTTTAATGTAGTCGGTAGAAGGGGGCATTCGCCATTACAAAAGTGCATCACTGCTATGCGAATGTTGCCGTACGGAGTGCCTGTCGATTACGTTGATGAGTATGTTCGAATTGGTTAAACCACCGCTATTGAATGCCTAGTCAATTTCGTTCGGGGAGTGAATGAGATTTTTGGGACCGAATATTTGAGATGGTCCAATGCCGGGGACATTCGTCGCTTACTTCAAATGGGGAAGATGCGTGGTTTTCCAGGTATGTTGAGAAGCGTTGATTGTAATGCACTGGAATAGAAAATTTTCCCAGTTGCATGGAAAGGCCAATTCACACGAGGTGATCATGGTAGGCCAACAATCATGCTCGAAGTAGTTGCGTCACAAGATCTTTGGATATGGCATGCATTTTTTGGTGTTCTGGGATCCAATAATGATCTCAACATGTTAAATAAATCCCTGTTGTTCACTAACACCTTACAAGGGCAAGCTCCAAGAGTTGAGTTCACAATAAATGACACACAATATAACAAGGGACACTATCTAGCAGATGATATCTATCTAGAGGGGTACATTTGTTAAAACTATCCCACTGCCTTaaggagagaaaataaaattatttgctcGATGCTAAGAAGTGGTACGCAAAGATGTTGAGCAAGCATTCGAAGTACTTCAACCTCGTTTTGCTATTATACGAGGACCAACACGTTTTTGGGAAAGATATGTTCTTAAAGATATTAGGTATGCATGCATTATATGTTAGGAACGAGTTGCCTAATACGCAacagaatggtggtggggttggcccagtgtataaccaaatttttgtaacatatttaaactatttttaaatatgcggatccattaatatacatacattaatcataagcaagttaggaatagaaatcatacctcttggagcttatcaagtgtccttgctatcttttcgtaataagaacgatcttcctatccaagctgctcccaggtactcataccaagatcttccatagcgttctctacatctcaagaagtgtgtgagcacttagagaataaatgatagtttatttgtgattctacttgatgtactcaacacatgagatcaagagaatagacctgagaatttgttctttatcttttctgggagaaaaaagtatcgttctatttttcacagagcgaatgactGAGGTGTCTGAGTTATCtctatattttctgattagtcatacttaaaagaaaatattcaaatttaaaaaataaatctgtaacgaacttacaatttatcttttaattaattaattatcttattaatgaaaatatccaaaaactaattttttgaatgatccattaattaattaaaaaaaattgaaaaatctgtcCTTGAAAatatgcagtacacgccacacacaatcctcgtgtaccaccctaatttttagggatatttgattttttctatttttatttaattatttatttaaactattttgtcagataaaaatctaacaacctgataactaattcaaatttaaattaaatatctttttaactaattatcaaatataattaattatttgaataaatatcaatcttttaaatgcaaatccaatttaaacttatcagattattatctcccact
It includes:
- the LOC133824060 gene encoding uncharacterized protein LOC133824060 — its product is MDSPNSLNPYDNMSLDDIIIAECTDEYADQCIKDFMDGGSSTRQGRKRAHIDRGHLEGHQCFFDDYFSDELVYTKCQFRRIFRMRRHVFLRIVQALENHSEYFQMRFNVVGRRGHSPLQKCITAMRMLPYGVPVDYVDEYVRIG